The sequence ACCAGTTGCCTGTTGACCAAGGTGGTGGCGAGGGTAAAGCCATGTACATCGACACAGAAGGCACCTTCCGACCGGAGAGGCTTCTGGCCGTGGCTGAGCGGTAAGATGTCCAACTCGACCCCGGTTGTGTTTATTATGAGGGAAAACTCAACATTGCCACCGGTTTACAGATTCTAgggaaaatgtgcaaaatgccaggaacattttattttcatctcaGAAAAATTGTTGAAACCAAGTTTGGATTTGGTAATCACCAGAGCTAATCAAACTGAAACTCTGCCCGACAGGTACGGCCTGGTTGGGGGTGACGTCCTCGATAATGTTGCCTATGCCCGAGCATTCAACACAGACCACCAGACCCAGCTCCTGTACCAAGCTTCCGCCATGATGGCTGAGTCCAGGTAGGAAGATGTCAGTTTAGAATCTTTAACGAACAAGAGGAAGCCTTTCCACTCAGTCCATTCTCGATTAATAGAAAAAGTAGCGGAGCTGTTTTGACGTTGTGAATGTCCTCGTTTCTGCTAGGTACGCCCTGCTGATCGTGGACAGTGCTACAGCCCTGTACAGAACCGATTACTCGGGCCGGGGGGAGCTCTCGGCCCGTCAGGGTCACCTGGGCCGCTTCCTGCGCATGCTGCTGCGATTGGCTGATGAGGTTAGTCATCAACATCCTGTCTGAATGatgtaggtgttttttttttattatttttattattattgttattggttTATAATTGATTTTTGTTTGATAGTTTGGCGTGGCAGTTGTCATCACAAACCAGGTGGTAGCCCAGGTGGACGGAGCTGCCATGTTCTCCGCTGATCCTAAGAAGCCCATTGGAGGCAACATTCTGGCCCACGCTTCCACTACAAGGTACATCATGGACTTCTTCCTACggcatgctttttaaattattattattattattatttttatttattttttttatttatttttttttacttaatcaAAATTGTTTTCTGATTTCTTCTGACAGGCTGTACCTGAGGAAAGGCAGAGGCGAGACCAGGATATGCAAGATCTACGACTCGCCGTGCCTGCCCGAGGCTGAGGCCATGTTCGCCATCAATGCTGACGGGGTGGGAGACACCAAGGACTGAGGACTCGTGCATGAGCGTGACCTGACACTGGTCAACAGCTTCAGGATACGCTGGTGGGAGAAGATGAATCACGATATAAACTGTGGAGAGGTGGACCGAGATGAGAGAGGCAGCGGCATATTCATCATTTAATGACTTCCTTGCTGAAGAACataacaagctttttttttttttttttttttttccctgttttgaAACACTGTGTTATGTACATAGTCATGTCCTGTTATTTGTTAAATATCTACGCATTCTGTATATAATTTAGTACTAAAAGGCGAccttttgtcatgttttactTGGATTATAATACAACTCATGACCCATGATCAGTAGGTTCATATTATATCTGAAAATATAGTTCAGtgaaagaacctttttttttttggtgattatgGGGATTTCCAGCTTCTGAAATCTtttccattatatttaaaaagcaaGTTGTTATTATATACACTgctaaagaaaaataaaaggaacacaaGATTAAGATATACTAGAAggcaaaattccaggggaaattttgattggtctgtccgggcattggtcacagctgcgggcatggaatttgtaaaatgggaattctttaatgtggtactgccttcggactgaccactccgttgtttctttacgtttgactgtcttcgcgtggcggtctttaacgtaagacatgttcttttttgccattctcagcacaataataaatggtctgtctttctgacagacccaattagatctgaatgaattaaatatactTACTAAATATTTAGTACTTTACATCGTTCATTGTGCTCGTAGCAAAACCAGACAAACATTATCAATGGAAGTCAAATTTATGCTACCACTAGAGCAAAaacaccgccagcattcaaaaggtCTACGGCCACCATCCACAGAACCactcctttattggggatgtcttgctattTACTAtcaatttccacctgttgtatATTCCATTTATGGGgcgatggtggcctagcggttaaggaagcagccccgtaatcagaaggtttacgtttacagcatttggcagacgcccttatccagagcgacttacaacgtgcttaagttaccatcgatgaagagatcaattccggttcactaggaccccaactatgaatacatctattttattcactctgttgtagattctgtacacaagtttgacaagaaaattacaatttaatctaaatattctttaaagaggaaggtcttgagctgccgtttgaaggtgctcagtgactgagctgttctgacatcaaggggaagttcattccaccaccgaggggccaagacagagaagagtctagatgaatgtcttcctcgtaccttcagcgatggaccaggcgagcagtactggaggctcggagtatacgaggtgcagtgcgaggtgtaataatggctgtgaggtagggtggtgctactccatgtttggctttgtaggccagcatcagtattttgaacctgatgcgtgcagctactgggagccagtggagggagcgtagcagagaggtggtgtgggagaatttgggaaggttgaagatcagtcgtgctgctgcattttgaatgagttgtagaggtcggatggtacatagtggtaagaccagctagaagggagttacagtaatccagtcgtgagattactaaggactgaaccagtagttgggtggcctgggttgacagagaagggcggattcgtctgatagaaggttgccagttcaaatcccaatccgccaaagtgccactgagcaaggtacctgtcatggctgcccactgctcactaagggtgatgggttaagtgcaaatttcactgcgtgcaccgtgtatcacaagtgacaatcacttcactttcttcttttcatttgcacaacagcatgaaaaattgatgggaagcaacactgactgacaaggtggacagtttaatttcacagaagcgtgttgtttaagtgttccctttattttcactttttgagCAGTGATATAAATGCAAGAGTTTGTCCTGGAGCATAGTAGCACAAACTTTTCCTTCCAAcgggattgttttttttccccagcgcCATGTCTGGCTTAAAATCTGTTTATTTAAGTGGGAACAAAGCAGAACAGAGAAGTTTTAGGTATTAAATACATTATACATACTGACAAATGGACAGTTTTTTTGTCATGACTTTAAATAAAAGGCCAAACAACAAaagacatttaataaataaagacaaacaaacatttcacatttcagaaTCAAGACATTTTATGTCAatcaaataggaaaaaaaaaaaaaaggcagcaacatattttttctgtatttcaaTTCAGTGCTTTAGGTTTAATAGCAGACCTGTTCAATCTCTAAAGTGTTACTATTGTTGTATTGGAATTTAAGGTCAAATGTACTTAGTTGTACCatgggggaggggaaaaaaaaaaaaaaacaatacacaaatacataaatataaatgtatgcgGAATGctatcaaacaaaaaaaaggaatggcAACTTCAGGGAAGAATCAGGACAGGAAAGTCCCGTCTGAGTTCAATCGTGTAAACATGAGATGTTAAGGGTGAAGTGTGAGCATGACTGCTACAACGTGCGACCGCACACTTCTTACTGGTCATCATCCACCATGATCAACCACTTCTCGCATCCAGACACATAGATGCATGGATTAAAACCAGCCAGTGAGAACCCGTGGCTCTCTCAGCTTGGTTGGACGAAGCTCGTGAAAACTGGGGGTCAGTGTGGGTCTGTTGACGTGTCGATTAAAGCTCTCAGTTCCTCTTCCAGCTCAGAGCTGTCAGGCTAGTTAagggaataaaatatttatcattaatTGACATTAATTTGGCTTGTGGCAAATTTTGAGATGCTGCAGGACGTTGACGGACCTCGCTAGTGCCACTGGGTGTTTTCAGGGCCAACCTGGCCCAGTTGCAGGCCTCTGAAGTGTATCCAAGCTCCTTGTGACACTACAAACACAAGACAGACTCATTAACATTCTAATAACGTTTCAAAAGTGTCCCATTTCAATAGTTTTGACATCACGTTACCTTAGCAATGTACAGCCGCACGGTCTTGGACGAGCCGGGGCTGAGCTCTTCTGCCTGCAGGGGGCGCAAAAGACTACATTTATTCAGACAATTGGATTGCAGGACCAGTCAGATTCCCAAAAGCCATTACAGTTTGGAACAATATACACTGACCCACGGGCTACATCCCGCAAGATTATAGCCCGGCAATATGAAGTGCTGagaacacacaaactacagatcccattaTGCAGCACTTCAGTTGCCTGGCCAAAAAGCGGAGACGCTCAAAatgtagttttgtttttttttttgtgcttcaaagtcaccaaagcgcCGTATGAACTCAGTGCGTAGAGTGCTCAGCACTTCATATCGTGGATGTGGCACACAAGGCCACATGTGACTGACTAAGCCccgaaatatttaataattatgtCTGTATACTGTGGAACAATATTATTCCTGTTGTCAAATATCTACTAATGAATGACTTTATGACATTCATTACTttgcaatatttaaataacttaTACAGAAGAccatattaatttatttactctCTTGTATACTCCACTTGTATAAAACACAGcagaaattattttactattacatttttcttgtgttgtcatatatacatataaaatgtctGCACTTAAGCAGTTGATTTTAATCTCATTTCTGTCAGAAATCTAATCAAAGTGTACCTTTACCTTCAGAAAATGTTCCAGAGCCTCGTGCAACGTTGGCGAATGTGGAGATGGATACATTGCTGCTACTGCCTTCTTCTCCAGCCAGCCCAGCATAGACATCTGCACATTCAATAATCACATTTGAATACTGCCGCTGCTCAATTAGCTCAAGCGCTAGTACAGGTAATCCCATGAAAGCCACATGCAGCATTAAACACATCAACACAGAGTAACACTTTAATGCAAATCCAATTTCTACAGCTCACCTCGTAGCACCAGCGGCCCAGCATGTAGAAACAGAGCGGATCGTCATCACGCAGCGCGATGGCTCGGTCTAAATGCTCCTGAACAGCATACACCACAGTTATTTACAtagtatatataatgtataacaATCCAACGTGATTAGTCTCCTAGACCAAAGCCTACTCGAATCCTCAGGCGGTAACGTTACACGCGCATGTAGCGCTGAAGGGATCAACGTAgccgctccccccccccccccccattcaccgTGACGTCGTGTGCCGCCAAATTGAAACCAATGTGTGGGTCTGTTACTTTGCATTGcttagaacagaacagaaagcgGGTTCTTGTGGCGAGCGAGAAACAACGACTGGTTGCCGCTCCTGCGCTCCCTGCACAGGCGTTGACAGCAGAACAATGcgttcatttcaatgcattaaacattataaaatgagttgcattataaaaaaaagttaccaGCCCTAACAAAATTTCAAATGAGGAAAAAGAATTAAGCTCAGTTGaaattaaatccatttttacCGTTTACTATAATCTGTTTATTGTAGTACCTCAATTTGCCATTTAAAACAGACAATGCTCTTTTCATCACATTCCTTTGTGATCATTACATATTTTCAAGTATCtccaaaatttttttaattaataatgaaaatattctAGTGTGCAGTAGTACAGATTTGGAATTTGACAAATGATGTCCTTGGGGAGTCAGGAAATGCCTGCTGTGACGAAGTATTCCCCAAAATGAAGAGTTTGCAGACAGGTTTACCTTGAGGATGTGACTGCTCTTGAgtttgctgtgcatgctgtCATACTGAGAGTTGACACCGGTGAGGACAGCGAACCTAAGGAAAATAGAgagaattattataattttttttaaatggtcggGAGACACTGACACTTCTGGAGAACACTTCAGCACTTACCACTTATGGCATTCAGCATTCAGTCCATTCCTCTGCAACGCAGCCTCAGCCTCGTCACACCCTGCAGGCCCGGAGTTAAAAGATTGCAGTGAAAAATTTGCACTGACGATGTCATTAATTAAAAGTGCCGAAAGAGCATTCCTAACTTCACCTTGCTCAGCATAGCTCTTCCTGTCCTCAGGATCCTGGGTAATTTCATGCATATCTTTATAGGCCCGGGCCAAACGCCACAGGAACTCCACGCTTTCACCATACTGACAGAGAGAAGGCAAAAAGAGCTCAGGCCATGTTTTAAACTGGACAAGTATTCAGACAGACACGCGGATGGACACGTTGGTCACCAGTAGCTTGTTGGAGTGGAGCAGATGGAAGCCCTGCGTCTTCGCTGTGTGGTCCCCCTCATGCAACAGGTCACACTGGGAGAGCAGCGACGTCAGTTCGGGGCTGGGGACCTCCAACCcctcatcatcgtcgtcgtcgtcatctTCCTCAGCCTGCGAGTCCCCCTGGCGGAGGGTGAGGACCGTGGCACAGCTGCGGTCTTCGTCCTCTTCGTCTTCTTCTTTATCCTCCTCCCTGTCCGTCTCGCGGTCCGTCTCTCGGTCAGTGTAGTCCGATTCTGCGTTGGCTGTGGAATAGCTATATAAAACCAGAATATAATGGTTATTAAAACATACACTCATCCATGTGTAGGTCAGTACAGGAGTCTACAGTATTTTCACGTTATCGGATTTTCGGAAATCAGAGAAACCTTGCCTTCTCATTTGTattggaccccccccccaaaatgaATTATAATGCACTTCCTTATCCCAACTTGTAATTTAATCTCTTCACAGCACATCTTTGGTTGTGGAAATTGAAAGTGATGGCactgtataaaatgtgttttaaagaaGACGAACTCAAACACAGTGAAAGAGCGTCTACCATACCCGGCTTCGCTGTCACCGTACAGGCTGGCAGGGCCGGCACTGGCGCTGAAGTAGATGGAGCTGGAGCTCATGGAGTCAGAGCGCTCACGAGGGAGGATGTGGCGGCGTCGGCGTGCCCGGTGGCTCTCCTCTACTGCCTTCCTGTGGAGAAGGGGGCATTTCATTAACTAGATCAAAAACGAAGGAATTCCCGCCAGAGTGTGTGAGGCTCACTTCACGTCTTCGATCATCCTCTCAGCAATGTCACTGAGGCCACTGCGTAGCTCAGATACCTCCTTCTTCAGGCCTGAAACGCACGTCAGCACCTCGTCCAGACGGTTCCGCAGCTCGACCTGCTGCTCCGGGGAGAGACCATGAAATGCAGCGCCCAGTTCTACAAACACACCAGAAGGAGCGGTGTCGCACACTTATTACGACAGGAGGGGCCTTAAAAGCCTGCATCTTCGGACAACAGCCTTACCTTGAACCTCAACCACCTGGATGCACTCCCCTTCAGTGCGGTCAAGCAGCAAAGGTCGCGGCGGGGTCGGGGGGGCTTCGTTTTGTCTCCGGCTCACCTCCTTGTATATCAAGTAGCCGGCCAGTCCGACACCGGCCGTGGCTCCCACACCTATGCCAATCAGCCCGTTTTTTCCCAGCGTGTTCATGACTCCACAAGCGAGCATCTTCAGTAGAtcctggaaaaaaatatgtaatacaACACGGCTGTGCTTAATGTATTACATTATACTAAACTTATTAGATGCTGTATATTATAGGTATGAGCAcagcaatatttacattttataaaacaaaaaagattttACATTTCGGATGtcttaataatgttttttttagacgTGATTAATAATTACTTGGTGTGTAAGGCGATACAGACTCGCTAACTGCTAACGCTGCCTGTGGAACAAGCTAACGCGGCTAACATGCTCCCTGTCCGCGCACACCGCTGACAGGCTGGACCATCATCGGCGTGCGAAGCTGGGTCAGAAATGACGACTCGACGGGTTCTAATCGTTCCTCGGTTCTCAACGTTTCTGCCCAGCTGCAGCCCGGACCCTGTCAGGTGCAGGCGCGGGTTAGCCGGTGTGCTAACCTGGTTCAGTAGGGGGGAAAAGACGAGTGCTTGCTTAAAGACTAATACGACTAAAAGTAACTAAACACGTTAACGACACACCGTCCTACCTTCTATTGACAAAACCAGACATGCCGGACAGATGTGGCGTTCAGGATG is a genomic window of Denticeps clupeoides unplaced genomic scaffold, fDenClu1.1, whole genome shotgun sequence containing:
- the LOC114774555 gene encoding DNA repair protein RAD51 homolog A; translated protein: MAMRNEARVEAATEEEENFGPQPLSRLEQCGISASDLKKLEDAGFHTIEAVAYAPKKELLNIKGISEAKADKILTEAAKLVPMGFTTATEFHQRRSEIIQISTGSKELDKLLQGGVETGSITEMFGEFRTGKTQLCHTLAVTCQLPVDQGGGEGKAMYIDTEGTFRPERLLAVAERYGLVGGDVLDNVAYARAFNTDHQTQLLYQASAMMAESRYALLIVDSATALYRTDYSGRGELSARQGHLGRFLRMLLRLADEFGVAVVITNQVVAQVDGAAMFSADPKKPIGGNILAHASTTRLYLRKGRGETRICKIYDSPCLPEAEAMFAINADGVGDTKD
- the LOC114774556 gene encoding regulator of microtubule dynamics protein 3-like, whose protein sequence is MLACGVMNTLGKNGLIGIGVGATAGVGLAGYLIYKEVSRRQNEAPPTPPRPLLLDRTEGECIQVVEVQELGAAFHGLSPEQQVELRNRLDEVLTCVSGLKKEVSELRSGLSDIAERMIEDVKKAVEESHRARRRRHILPRERSDSMSSSSIYFSASAGPASLYGDSEAGYSTANAESDYTDRETDRETDREEDKEEDEEDEDRSCATVLTLRQGDSQAEEDDDDDDDEGLEVPSPELTSLLSQCDLLHEGDHTAKTQGFHLLHSNKLLYGESVEFLWRLARAYKDMHEITQDPEDRKSYAEQGCDEAEAALQRNGLNAECHKWFAVLTGVNSQYDSMHSKLKSSHILKEHLDRAIALRDDDPLCFYMLGRWCYEMSMLGWLEKKAVAAMYPSPHSPTLHEALEHFLKAEELSPGSSKTVRLYIAKCHKELGYTSEACNWARLALKTPSGTSEPDSSELEEELRALIDTSTDPH